The genomic window TTTTCGGATCATTACCCATTCTAGCCGTTCCTTGCTCATGGATAGCCATACCTGGATAACAGCCATTATCGAATGTTTTAATGTTTTTCATGCCAGCCTTTTCTAACATTTCGGCGGCATCATTCATCATATCCACACGCATTTTTTTCTCGTTCTCTTTGTACTCACAATCGATAGCCAATACGGGTTGTCCCCATTTGTCTTTTTTGGTTTTATCGATGTAAACCTTGTTTTCGTAATAAGGTAACATTTCTCCGAAACCGCCCAAGCCCATAGACCATTTGCCTGGAGTGGTCATTTTTTGTTTTAAATCTGCTCCGAAAGACAATTCAGCAACATCATCTTGCCAATTTGCTCTGCTTGCACCACCCTGGTAACCGAAACCACGCAGATAATCGCGTTTATCGTTGCCGATATTCTGATACCTAGGTACATAGATGCCGTTTGCACGGCGGCCATATGTGTATTTGTCATCAAAACCTTCGGCCTCTCCAGATGCTCCGCAACGGAAATGGTGATCCATTAAATTGTGCCCTAACTGACCACTTCCATTACCCAATCCATTTGGATGAGCTTCAGAAGTTGAGTTTAATAAAACGAAAGTTGAACCTAGCGTAGAGCCGTTTACAAAAACAATTTTAGCATAAAATTCCATCGTTTTGTTGGTTTCTGCATCGATTACCATTACACCTTTTGCTTTTTTGGTGTCTTTATCGTAAATGATATGATTTACGATAGAATATGGTCTAACCGTTAACCTTTTTGTTGCCATCGCTGCCGGAAGGGTAGAAGACTGCGTACTGAAATAAGCACCGAAAGGACAGCCTCGGCTACATAAGTTTCTGTACTGGCAATTGCCGCGGCCTTTATGCGGAACAGTAAGATTGGCAACACGGCCAATCATGATAATGCGTTCTTTTTTATAATGTTCTTCAACGCGGGCTTTTACCGATTTTTCTACAATGTTTAAATCCATTGGGGGTAGAAACTCACCATCCGGACAAGTTGGCCAATTTTCTTTTGAACCACTGATGCCGGCAAATCGTTCTGCATAATCGTACCAAGGAGATAGGTCTGCGTACCGAATTGGCCAGTCATTTCCATGACCATCTTTTTTGTTATCCTCAAAGTTATGATCGCTAAAACGGTAACTTTGGCGGCCCCACATTAGCGATTTTCCACCAACGTGAAAACCACGGTACCAATCGAAACGTTTATCTTCCGTATATGGACATTCTAAATCGTTTACCCACCATTTTTCATTTGCTTCCTGGTAAGGATAATCTCTTTTTTGTACCGGGTGAGTACGTTTTTGCTCTTCCGTAAGTTTTCCGGCATGTTTAAAATCCCATGGGTTTTTCATTGCCGTTTCGTAACCGGTAATGTGCTCAATGTTCATTCCTCTTTCGAGCATCAACACACGTAAACCCTTTTCTGTAAGTTCTTTGGCAGCCCAGCCGCCGCTAATTCCCGATCCTATAACAATAGCATCGTAAGTATTTTCTGCTTTTAAATTTGTATTTAAATTCATGATGTTTTGTTGTTGTTTTAGAAATTAGGTTGCCCAAGATTTTTGACCTGGTTTTAATGGCACATTGCCATTATACCGGCCTGGAATAAGCACATATTCGCGTGCTTTGGTACAACCAATTTCTGAAGAATAATAACCAAGTAGGGTTAGATCTCTTGCGGTAATAAAAAAGTAAGCTAAATCTTTATTCTCTTCTGATTTGCTCGCTTTTTGGGCAAGTGCGATTGCCCTTAAATCGATCATTAGTTTTTTACGATCGGCTGGTGTTAAAGTGATATAACTTTTTCCAAAATCTTTCATTGATTTAGCCTGAAGATCTTTAAAACCTTGCGCAAATGAGGTTTGCATAGCGGCAGGGTAACAATCTTTCATCATCATCGGGATAAATTTCCCCAAACCTGCAGCCTTGGCGCCAGCAGATGTTTTGGTAGTCGGAACAATAATATCAGCGAATTCGGCGAAAATTTTTTCGTCCTCCAGAGAATAGAGGACAAAGTTCTTTTCGTTTTCCGGTAGCGTAAAACTTTCAAATAAAACGCCCATTGTGCTTGCTGAGATTGCTCCACCCAGCAAAAATGCAACGTTTTTGAGTGCTTCTCTTCTGTGCATCGTCTTTATGATTTTATATATTGGTTACTTATGTGTTGAATTAGTAATATTAGAAAAAATATAACGGAAAGAATAACTTTTTTAAGTTAAATTATCGGTGTGCAATGTGATTGTTACTGAGTAGAATTGTTCTAAATAAATAACTTTTTGTTTGTCTATTGTAGTTTAAACCGTGTTTTTGTGATCATTTTACTTGGTGTAAAAAGTACATTTAGTATTGGTAAGCATATTATTTACTAATAAATCTAAAAACACCCATTTTTTAAGGAGAAAATCTGCTTAAAGTAGATTTTTTTTGATGTAGTTGTAGCTTTCGGCTATACTCTCATAAGGTGCTTTCTTGATGATGTCCTGTTCTGTAAAAATATAATCTACTCCGGCCAGTTTAGAAGCAGCAAAAATGCGCTTAAAATCTATGCTGCCAGAACCCACCTCTACGAAAACTGCTTTGTCTGTTTTATCCATGTCCTTAACATGAAACATTTTATAACGGCCTGGATTTTTCCTGAACATATCAACAGGATTTAAACCTGCATTTACCGCCCAAAAGATATCGAGTTCAAAACTGACCAATTTGACATCGGTTTCAGCGAGCAGGATTCCGTAGCCTGTAGCTCCATTGCCTTGATCTCTAAATTCGAAGTTATGGTTGTGGTAAGCTAATTTCAATCCTGACTTTTGGCAAAGCTCGGCCGCTTGGTTAAATTTTGAGGCCATGCGCTTGTAATCATCTAATGTTCCGTTGGCCCTGATATCGGTAGGCAAAGCTGGGATAACGAAGTATTTTTGGCCAACGGTGGCCGCGGTTTCGATGTGCGATTTTAGCACTTTATCGTCGCCTGAGGATAAAAACTCCGTTAAGTTATAATGGCCACTAGGAGAGGTAAGGCCATTTGCTTTTAATAAGGCATTAAAGTCTTTTGCTTCCAAACCCCAAAAACCTTTCACTTCGTATTTGCCGGGATAGCCATAATAGGTTTCTACCTGGCTATAACCGATTTTAGCTACCTGTTCTATTGTGGCTTTTACATCTGCAGTTAACTGCTCCCTTAAAGTGAAAAGTCCGATTCCGATTTTTGAAACTTTAGCAGACTCCGCTAAAGCTGTTGTAACTAATGATGGACTTAAAAAAGCTGCTGCGCTAGCAAGGCTTACCTTTTGTAAAAATGATCTTCTTGTTGTCATGATGTTTTAGAATTAAAAAAACCGGAGCGTAAACTCCGGTTTTATTTGTTAGAATGAATAAGCTAATGATCCCCAGAAGGTACGTTGAAGTAATGTTCTGCCAATCATTAATGTGCCAGGGGCTATGGTTGAGAAATCTCTGAACTGATCTCCCCGAACATCACCCTCTGTCAGCACTTTTGCATTTAACAAGTTGTCTGCCCAAAATCTTATTGAAATCTTTTTAGTAAAATTATATCCTGCCCCCGCTTTCATTACTACATAAGCAGGTAGTTTATAGCTATCGCTAGGTGAGGTGAAACGGCTGCCTACGTAATTTGCTGCTACATATAAGTTAAAGTTTTTGTAGTCGTAATTGGCGCCAAGTTCGGTGTTGAGTACAGGAACACGTTCGGTTCTTTTACCGGTGAAACTATAGATCCGATTGCCGAATTCGGCTGCAACAGCGGCATTGTTACTCGTATTTGCTTCGTAATCGGTGTATTTAGAGTCTTGTAATGTTCCTGTTAAACGTAAGCTCAGTGGTTTAGCAATTTTGTAAGAAACCTCATACTCGGCACTCCAGGTGCGTGTAGAACCAAATGCCACCAATGCTTGTAAACCTGATGCAACTGTTGGAACATTAATAGTTAATGATGTGTTTTTAATTGCCGAATAACTTCCAGATGCGAAAATGGCCAAATTGTTTTTAGCATATTTAAAACCTACTTCGCCTAAATAAACCGGGCGTTTTTTAATGTTTACGGCGTTATAGGCTGACGCATTATAATCGCCAATGTTTGGTGCATTGTAAGCTTTTGTAGCCCTTACAAAAATACTTGATGTGGTGTTTATTTTGTAGTTTGCCCCTATAGAAGCTGCCCAGTTGGTTAAAGTTTCATCATAATGCGTGTAGCCTAAGATATTAGGGTTAGCACTGGCGGTTGTATTGACCGTACCATCTGCATTTAACACATAATAAGGTCTGTCACCTTTAACATTTTGATTATCAATCCTGGCGCCAATATCTAAACGCCATTTTTCAGATATTTTAATCTCGTCTCCTGCATATACAGATAGGGTTCTCGTATCGCCAATAAAAGTGTTTTTGGTTTGGATGGTACGCTCTGCAGCTGTTGGTGATTGTAATAAAATGCTAGGGTGCTCTTTAAATTCAGTAAATGAACGGAAAGCATAACGTAAATCATCCCGGTTATACTGGTGGATGCCCAATCCGATGTTAAGACTGTGGTTTTTTACTTTCTTTCTTAAATCCAGGTAATCAACAATCTGAACATCACTATTAATTTGTCCTTGTGCATTAGAGGTAATTACATAATCTCCAGCTACGAAAGGCGCTACTGAACCGCCGGGGTAGTAATAAGGTGTTGCTGCTGTTCTTGCTACAATTCCTGCAGGGGCAGTATAGGTAGAATTGGTATGGGTATTTTGATAACGGAAATTGTTAACAATCTGCCAGCCACTATCGGTTAGGTAGTTGAACTGAAAACCACCCGATCCCAATTTGGTGTGGATTCCATCTGTTAAGCTAAAATTATGGTTTCCTGCTGCCGGATCATTATAGCTCCAATCTGTTTGAGTTGGCGTAATCGATTGAGCGGCCATATCATAATCGCGGTAAGTAGTTGGTTTTCCGGTACCATCGTAAGGGTAATAACTTGTTAACAAGAACTGAACTTTATCATTCAGGTATTTACCGTACACCCTGAAGAAGCCTTTATTGTTCTTAAAATTAAAAGTTATGTTGCCTTTAATCTGTCCACCATCGTTAGCTGGCTTAAAGCCTTGATCTACCACACCGTTATCCGTGCGATAAAAACCACCAATATTGTATTTGATCTGGTCGTTTATTTTGCCTCCAGTGTTGCCATCAACACGGTACAACCCTTGCGAAAAACCTGTTGTAAACTTAAACTGACCATATTGTTTATCTGCACCAACATAACTGATGTTATTTACCACCGCGCCTGGTGTATTGGCCTGAACGATTGAGGCGTTACCCCCTCTGATGGCTTCTATATTCTGAATAGTCAGATCTGTTTTATAATATTGATCCACAGAAGGGTTGGTATTGAAACCTGTTGGTAAAAGCGGTAAACCATCTTCCTGTATGCCCAGGAAGATATATCCGCCCTGCTGCGGAAAGCCCCTTACCCAAACATTACCCGGACCATCGCCACCTGTACTTTCTACCGTTAAACCTGGTATGGCTTTTAAGAGATCGGTACTGTTTAAAGGTGCCCGGTTGGTGATATCTTTATTACTTACTGAGGTTAAGGCCACACTGCTTTCTAATTTTTTCTTTGGATTACCACCGGTTACCATCACACTTTCCAATTGTAAGTTATCTTCTGATAGGCTGATACTCAGGTTTTCGTCGGCATTGCCAGGTGATAGGTTTACTTCTTTGGAAATGAAACCTACGTATCTTACGACGATTACGCGGCTATCAACAGTTAAACCTTTTAGCGCAAAAGCACCATTTTCGTCGGTTGTAGTCCCGATTGATTTTCCTTTAACAGTAACGGATACCCCAGGGATAGCATTCCCTTTACTGTCGGTTACTTTTCCGGTAACAATGCCTTCAAAGGCTTTTAGCAGTTCGAGGTTGTTATTGGCGGGAATAGAATAGAGCAGAATCTGATCTTTAACTATCCTATATCCCACGTCATAACGTTTTAGCGAATTCTCAAGAAAGTATTTAAGCTTTTGGTTAACCACATTAATAGAAACTTTACGGTTGGAGTTTATTAATTGTGGACTGTAAACAAATTTAACATTGGTTAAGTGTTCTGTTTTTTCTATAATGGTTTTAATATCTGTTTGATCGGCCTTAATCGAAATTGATTTGTTCAGAAAATCTTGTGCGTCGACATTTTTGGCAAAAGCACCACAAGTAAAAATTATTATTGCAAGTATTTGGTAAATCGAAACTCTCATTGCATATATCGCCAGCGAAATAAGTTGATTTTTTTTCATAAATTTGGTTATTGTTCATTAAATGATTGGATTTATTGGACATAGAAATACCATGAATACATTTCTAATGTATTTAACTCGCCGGCAATGCCCCACATTGTCGGCTTTGTTTTTTAGAAAAATATTATGGAAAATGGCGCCGCGGTTACGGGCTGTTGGTGTTGTGGTTCTTCTTCATCATGTTTATATATTTGGTTAGTTTTTATTTGAAACTACAATGCTGGTTCCCTGGATGTAATATTTGCTTGATATGGTTCCACAGATCAGGTCGAGCTGCTCATATAGCCCTTTTTTGCTTAAATCTCCGGTAAAAGTATAGGTCGAAATCTGCTCATTATCCGATTTTATCTCTATTCCGTAAGCCTCAGATAAGGTTTCGAAAATTTCTTTAATGCTTTCTTCTTTAAAATTGTAGCTCAAGCTTGTGGGTATGTTATAAGCTTCGGCCAATGGAATAGGCTTGCTTACCAATGTTTTATTTAATTTGTGGTCGGAAAAAACACCTTTTTGATTTGGCGTAAGCAGAATTGGTTTCGCCAGTTCTGCTTTAGAGAAAGTAAATAGCGAATTTTTTTGATTTTCTTCTACCTGAACTTTTCCGGTCCTTACGGCAACTTGGGCGGGAAGTTTATCTGTTGACGATTTTACCCAAAAGCTGGTACCCAAAACACGTATAACCAATTTTTGATTATATACATAAAACGGCCGCTTTGGGTTTTTGCTTACCGAAAAGAAGGCTGTTCCTTTTAAATAAACCATTCTTTTGTTGGCTGCAAAAACTTTTGGATAAATAATATTGGCCTGCGGTTTAAGTGTTACCGTGCTTTCATCGTTAAGCGCTATAATGATGGGACGATCAGTATCATTGGTTTTGCTGATTAAGCTTAAATTGCTGTTTTCATCAATAAAAGATTGTTCAGCATGGTTGTAGTCCGTTAGGTATAATCCCCCTATAAAAAAGGCAACCAATATAGCTGCTGCGATTGCAAATTTTGGCCAAAGCCTTTTAACCTTTAATGTTGGTGCTGGTTTGCGTTCAATATTATTGATGTTTAGCCAGGTATTGGCCTGCATTTCCTCCAGAGCGGTTGAAGATAGATCTTTAAAATTCCTGCTATTTAAGTTATGATACCATTTATCTACCCAAAGCTTTTCGGATTCGGTACAATTTCCGTTTTCGTAACGGCTTAGTAAATCGTAAAATGATTTCTGGTCCATAAGAAAGAATATTTGGCTTTATACTATACAAGTAACACAATGAATGCGAATCCCTAAAGGTAGGAGGTAAAAAAGCTAAAATAATTTGTAATTATCTGATAGTCAACTATAAAAAGATATAGAAATTTTTAATATATTCTTTAATCCTTTTAATTGAGCGGGTAATATGATATTCTACCGCTTTTTCGGAGATATTTAAACCAGCAGAAATATCTTTAGTAGATTGGTGTTGGTAGCGGCTCAGCCTGAAAACCTCCTGTGTTTTTTCTGGAAGGGAGTTGATACCTTCTTCAATGATGGAAGATAGATCGTGAAGATCGACCAGGTTCGTAGTATCCTGATGGTTTTCTGAATAGGTTAGGCTTTGGTACTCCATGTACTTATTCTCCATAACCAGGCTCCTGATGTGGTTAATCACACTTAACTTCAAGGCTCCGAATAAATAAGCCTGGAGGTTATTAATCACTGCTTCCTGCCGCTTTTCCCAAAGGGAGATAAAGATGTTCTGCACCAGTTCTTCAGCAATTACCTTGTCGCCTGTTTTTTTGTAGGCTGCCAATAAGAGCTCATTACTATAAGTGAAATATATTTTTTCATAAGCCTGCTTATCGCCCAGTTTTAAGCGATCAAGTAAATCATCAGATTTTTCGGGCTCAGCGTGAGTCATTTGTTATTTGGTTGTGCAGGTAAGTGTAGTAAATGTAATAAAATTAATGTTGAAATGTAATCAAGTTTGGTTGTGTATGGTTTCATTGTTGAAAGGTTCCAATACCTGAGATATCAGTTAACAGTTTTCAGTTAACAGTTTTCAGTTGGCAATTTGCAGTTAGCAATGCAACAATTAAACAATCCGGTTAACAGTTTGCGGTTTACAGTTAACCAGTTTAAACAATTAACCACTATTCTACACTAAGTATAAATATTTTATCGCCTTTTATCCCATTTTTTTACCTTTGCTCAATCTCAAAAAAATTATGCAAGAAAAAATTGTTGTTTTAGGCTCTAACGGGCAAATTGGTACCGAGTTGGTAACCATGTTACGTAAAATATATGGTGATGATCATGTGGTTGCATGCGATATTCGCAGACCAGATTACGACATCAAAAACTCTGCACCGTTTGAATTTGTGAATGTGCTTGATAAGGAAATGATCAATGGTATTTTCCATAAATACAAACCAACACAGGTTTACCTTTTAGCAGCTTTATTATCGGCTACAGGTGAGCAGAATCCAAAATTGGCCTGGGATTTAAATATGAACGGCTTGCTGAATGTTTTAGATTTGGCTTTAGAATATAAAACGGCAAAGGTATATTGGCCAAGTTCAATCGCTGTATTTGGCCCGAATTCGCCAAAAGATAATACCTCGCAATATTGCGTAATGGATCCGAATACAGTTTATGGAATCAGTAAACTGGCAGGAGAGCGCTGGTGCGAATATTATAACCAAAAATACGGATTAGATGTGAGGAGTATCCGTTATCCGGGATTAATCAGCTGGAAAGCTGCCCCTGGTGGTGGCACAACAGATTATGCGATCCATATTTTTCACGATGCATTGAAAAAAGGCAGTTATCAGAGTTTCTTAAATGCAGAAACGGAGTTGCCAATGATGTATATGGACGATGCGATCCGTGGAACTATTGAACTGATGGACGCACCGGCAGATCAGATTTCGGTGCGCAGCAGCTATAATTTTGGTGGGGTAAGTTTTACTCCTGAAGTTTTAGCAGCCGAAATCAGAAAACATATTCCAGATTTTACATTATCTTACGCCGCTAATGATCCCCGTCAGCAAATTGCAAATAGCTGGCCACGTTCTATCGACGATAACTATGCTGCAAAAGATTGGGGATGGAAACCAGAGTTCGATTTATCGAAACTGACAATTGATATGTTAAATAATTTAAAAAAATAATATAAAGATAGAGGGTTGAAAGGTTGAAGGCATAAGGTCTCCTATCTCAAATCTCCTATCTCAATACTCGAAAAATGGGAAGAGCATTCGAATTTAGAAAAGAGAGAAAATTTAAGCGTTGGGCCAAAATGGCGGTTCAGTTTACGCGTATTGGTAAAGATATTGTAATGGCAGTTAAGGAGTCTGGACCTCATCCGGAAACCAACTCGCGCTTACGTACGGCTATGCAAAATGCCAAAGCGGTAAACATGCCAAAAGATAGGGTAGAGGCAGCTATTAAGCGTGCATCTGATAAATCGATGGCCAATTACGAAGAAATTGTATATGAAGGTTATGCGCCGCACGGTGTTGCCGTTTTAATTGAAACGGCAACAGATAATACCAACCGTACCGTAGCAAACGTTCGTAGTTATTTTAACAAAACGGATGGTTCTTTGGGTAAAACCGGATCGTTAGATTTCGTTTTTAGCCGCAAATCTGTTTTCCGTTTTGTACCGGCTGAAGGCTTAGACTTAGAAGAGCTAGAGTTTGAACTCATTGATGCTGGTTTAGAAGAATTATATGTAGAGGCTGATGAAGAAGGCAACGATATTGCTGTTGCTCAAGGTGCTTTCGAAAACTTTGGATCTTTACAAAAAGCTTTAGAGGAAAAAGGCATTGAGTTAAAGAGCTCAAAATTAGAGCGTATTGCTTTATCTCACCACGAGGTTACAGAAGAGCAGGCAGCTGATGTTTTGAAATTGATCGATAAGTTGGAGGAAGATGATGATGTACAGGCGGTTTACCATAATATGGCAGAGTAATATCAATTAGAATATTTTACAAGAGCCTGAAGATTTTTTCTTCAGGCTTTTTTTTGTGGTTTTTGTTTTTTTGAAGAGCAAAACCTGTGCTTATCGATTACAGCAGTCCCGTCATCATTTCAAGTCCTCTCCCGATGAAGAATCGGGATCCGGGCTTTCCATTTTGTCGGGTCTAGGTTACTCCTCTCGTCTTAGCGTCTCGCTAAGACCTCCCAATTTATGCGTTTTCCAATTTATATGGTGAAAAACTAAGGTCTTAGCGAGACGCTAAGACTAGATGAAGATAGATACTGAAACAAGTTCAGTAAGGCGGATCGTTCTACTATTTCATATGTGAAAATAGCCAGGTTAACAATTCTGGCTCTGCAAAGGCGCTGTCCCAGCTATTGTGGTTGGCATTTGGATACAGCGTAAACTTCACCTCATCACCAACCGTTTTCAAACGTTCGGCAATGGCAATCGAAAAAGCCGGATCAACTACATCATCTTTTGCACCATGGAAAATCCAAAGCGGTATTTTTTGATATTTTTTAATATTGTTGGTGTTATCGCCACCACAGATGGCAATGGCAGCGGCAAATTTGCGGCGTTCCCTTCTTAACAGCTCATAAGTACCCATTGCCCCCATTGATAAACCGCCCACATACACCTGATCTTTGTTTATATAAGGTTTATTAAGGAAGTTTTTAACCATGCCTTGTAACGCATGCATAATTTTGGTTGGCTTGCCACCTTCCACAAAACTGATTCTCCTTTTACCTTTTGCATCTTTCTCAAAATTGGCATTTGCCCAAAAATCGTTTGATGGACACTGAGGGAAAACAATAATAGCAGGGAAATTTTTGCGTATATCGTTTTTTAAGAACAATTTTCCACCGTGTACCAGTTGACTGGCATTATCGTTACCTCTTTCTCCGCTTCCATGCAGAAAAAATATGATCGGATATTTTTGGTCGGGATTAAAATTCTCGGGAAACAGGATTCTGTAGTAAATAGAATCCTTCCCTTTGATAAAGCTTCCCCTGTCGTATTTTTTTAAGTCTTGAGCGTTTAAAAAGAGTACTGAAAAAAGAATGCAGATGGTAAAAAAAATCTTTTTCATCCGTTTTATATTATTTTTAAAGGTGATGAAGTTATCATGATTTGTTAATTTAAGTTTGTATTTTGATCAATCATGATGGTTTCATTTAACAAAAATAGAAAACCCTGGCTACTTTACAATAGCACAGGGTTCATAACCAAACCTAATTGTCTTTATTTCAGTGTAAAAGATGCTTCTTTTACATCACGTGAATTTGTTCCGATAAATACTTTAAAATCGCCCGGCTCTGCTACGAATTTTAAGTCAGCATTGTAAAACTTAAGATCATTTTCAGAAATGTTGAAAGTGACGGTTTTACTTTCTCCCGCTTTTAAATTAATCTTTTGAAAACCTTTTAGCTCTTTAACCGGACGGGTAATGCTTCCCACAAGATCCTGGATGTACAATTGGACAACCTCTTTGCCATCATATTTACCCGTATTGCTTAGCGTAACCGATGCCGTTATCGTTTTCCCTTTGGTTAA from Flavobacterium sp. W4I14 includes these protein-coding regions:
- a CDS encoding nucleoside-diphosphate-sugar epimerase (product_source=COG0451; cath_funfam=3.40.50.720; cog=COG0451; pfam=PF01370; superfamily=51735) codes for the protein MQEKIVVLGSNGQIGTELVTMLRKIYGDDHVVACDIRRPDYDIKNSAPFEFVNVLDKEMINGIFHKYKPTQVYLLAALLSATGEQNPKLAWDLNMNGLLNVLDLALEYKTAKVYWPSSIAVFGPNSPKDNTSQYCVMDPNTVYGISKLAGERWCEYYNQKYGLDVRSIRYPGLISWKAAPGGGTTDYAIHIFHDALKKGSYQSFLNAETELPMMYMDDAIRGTIELMDAPADQISVRSSYNFGGVSFTPEVLAAEIRKHIPDFTLSYAANDPRQQIANSWPRSIDDNYAAKDWGWKPEFDLSKLTIDMLNNLKK
- a CDS encoding YebC/PmpR family DNA-binding regulatory protein (product_source=TIGR01033; cath_funfam=1.10.10.200,3.30.70.980; cog=COG0217; pfam=PF01709; superfamily=75625; tigrfam=TIGR01033), which codes for MGRAFEFRKERKFKRWAKMAVQFTRIGKDIVMAVKESGPHPETNSRLRTAMQNAKAVNMPKDRVEAAIKRASDKSMANYEEIVYEGYAPHGVAVLIETATDNTNRTVANVRSYFNKTDGSLGKTGSLDFVFSRKSVFRFVPAEGLDLEELEFELIDAGLEELYVEADEEGNDIAVAQGAFENFGSLQKALEEKGIELKSSKLERIALSHHEVTEEQAADVLKLIDKLEEDDDVQAVYHNMAE
- a CDS encoding putative peptidase (product_source=COG4099; cath_funfam=3.40.50.1820; cleavage_site_network=SignalP-noTM; cog=COG4099; pfam=PF02230; superfamily=53474) yields the protein MKKIFFTICILFSVLFLNAQDLKKYDRGSFIKGKDSIYYRILFPENFNPDQKYPIIFFLHGSGERGNDNASQLVHGGKLFLKNDIRKNFPAIIVFPQCPSNDFWANANFEKDAKGKRRISFVEGGKPTKIMHALQGMVKNFLNKPYINKDQVYVGGLSMGAMGTYELLRRERRKFAAAIAICGGDNTNNIKKYQKIPLWIFHGAKDDVVDPAFSIAIAERLKTVGDEVKFTLYPNANHNSWDSAFAEPELLTWLFSHMK